From Sander vitreus isolate 19-12246 chromosome 5, sanVit1, whole genome shotgun sequence:
TTAAAGTCTAATGTGACCTAAAATATGACCCTTAAATAATGAACAGCTGTggcaagtttttttctttttcgatACTTCAGTGACCCTCCATGAGGACAGGTGGAGGAAGTGGACCCATTTAACCTTTACAACATGTCAGTGTGACACCATGCTTCAGTCTGCAGGCGTACTGATGAACAAACCACCTCCTgtagaaatactgtatgtcagagCCGTGAGATAGTTTGACTCTCCTTTAAAAGAGGCTAGTCTTTTTATACTTTTGATGAGTATTTTTGGTCAATATGTTTTCTCAATAAGGAATCTGTGAAGATAGACCAGGAATAAATTAGATGTGGTTAAGTTTACCTCAAGAAGTCATGTCAGGAGCAGAGTTTAAGAGCAGCTAAACACTTCATATGATAATGCCATTTCTCAGTAAATTTCATTATAGGTTtatattttagactttttactTTCTGTTTCATATTGTCTGCTctgcatattaaaaaaataaacgagAGTACTAAAGTGTTACTTTTTCAGTACGTTGCTTGTATATGTATACTTTACCTAATTAAAGTACATGTTTTATGCCATTTTGTAGActtttatgtaaaaaagaaaaatgggctTCCATGTTTATAATTGTtatatcaattaaaaaaaacttagaaCAAACATTTGTGTTGAATTGTGtctacattattgaaaaaagagaGCATGGCGTgtttagaatatatatatatatatatatatatatatatatatatatatatatatatatatatatatatatatatatgtacatttttaAGTGACAATCCAGAGATTAGACTTGCTGCAGTAAGCTGTTGGTGTGTCTTGTGTACAATACACTCGCTGATCTCATTCTCCACATgagtgtcaacaaagacagtgTGACCCAAATCAAACACACTCACCCACCATGTTTGTGACCAACAGATGCTACCCTGTGTGTGTCCTATTGCTTTAATATGTGTTTGTGCAGCTGCGCTGGAGTTTCTATTGTTTATCTGTGTTGTTTGCGATAGTAATGTTTTATTCTACTGTTGATTGAAGTGTCAGGTTATTTAATTTGTGTGGCTTAATATTGCTTGTTGCCTCAGTGTCCAGTTGTTATTTATTgtcgattttatttttttaattgtctgaGTTTTGTCCTCTTGTCTGGTTAGTTCTTGTAAAGTTACACTGAGGAAGGCGGTTGTATATTTATAATTGATAATCAGATGTATGAACAGGCTGTAAAGTGCCATCCTATAGAAAAGGAACTTATTGTTTGTTTGGACATCAGGGGTTATGCTGCTGGTGTTGTTCCAACAGTACTGTATACCTTTTATACACTGAATGCAATTTATTCTGTAGCCAAAAGGTGAACTTGAATTTAACAGTAGTGTCATATATcatcattacattttctttacccctctttttttaaactgcaacaCAGTAACATTTACTCAAAGAGTACATTCTAACTGacctattttttttacttttatccaAGTATTACATGAGTATAATAGTCTAGTACTCTTACCAGCTCTTAACAACAAAAGCAGGCAACATGCAGTATATGGAAAACTAAAGTCcagttatttattttccatCAACAGCTCATATTACAAAATCTACCAGTTCCATTAAGCCTGTTCTTTAATCAACATATGGAACCCCTGAGGGTGCCCTGTAGTGCTGCATGACTCAGCCTGTTAGCTGACATTTACCGGCCTGCAGGCTTGTATCACTTCCTCAGCTTAATGAGATCTCAGCCGATGAGATCACACCAGTGCTTCTGTTTGCCATCTACTCTGTCCTCCACAGCTTAGTAGTAGTCATCTTAAAATCTGATGCCCTTTCACATTCAATAACCATGCTTCATTACAAGCTCAGACCTGAAACACAGAGAGTTAACACAGCCCTCATGTTCAGTATATGAGATATTCCTAAAAgagactttttatatttttactgtGAGTATTAGTAACCAGTTGACTGAGTGTTTCTGAAAATTCAGATGGATCATTCTCGTGGTTGCCCTTTAGTATTGTAATAGGCCTTATCAGACATTAAATAATTTGAGCTCCATCCACCAGAAGGTTCAGCCTGattattcaaatgttttatatcATCAAACTGATCTCCACAAAAGCTTTTCATACAATGGTAATTTTCAGTCAAAAACTCCTTCCACACCCaattcaaaaaaagtcataaaacaaaTATCCACAAATGCAGTGTAGTATTAGTAAAGTTTataagtttatttgacaagACAAGCAAAAAGTGCAAGTCAAGCCTCAGTAGTCAGTAAAAGCTGCAGCAGCACAGTAAATGTGATCCCTCAGAGTAAAAGGCATCCATGTCTTTAAAAGCGGTATATGTGCACATTCAAATACATTCAAAGCCAGATATAAGATAACATAGGATACATATACCAACACATTAAAAGGTACACTGTGGGGTTTTTGATCAGATTGTTCTACAGTCAGACAATAAAAAGTGTTTGTTGTAATTGTAGTTTAGTGACTGCTGCTGAAATGTGAATCGCCTGGTTATAGTGGTCATGACGGCACTCTGccgtggtggaatgtaactaagtacatttactacaaagtacaaatttgaggtgcttgtacttgagtatttacatttcagagggaaatattgtactttttactcagctacatttgtctgacagtctttatttttcagattaCAATTTGTCATACCCTGTAgagacattttgaatttgaactGTTTGCAATTAAACTCCAGAGAGTACCttttacatagtttttttttaagtaatcaGCTTTTATGAttagaattttaaaaaaaaaatagaaaaatgatTGTATAAATCCTATGTACTGTACTTTACATATCTTGATATGCAGGCTTAGTAACCATTAACTCAACTGATAATGAAAGATGACATTCAGTAGGATTTGGAGATGAATTTGGCTCAGGAAATAGCCCAGAGACAAAAGAGGAAGACAAaaaagaagggaggaaggaggcaagtgtatacaaaaaaaatctgaaaatacaCACGCTGTAAAAGGCAAGGGCAGTACACATGGAAAAGGTTAAAACAACATACATGAGTATTCAGGAAAAGCccactttattttgttttgattccaaataataatacatattttaagaaGTGTTAGGATGACAGCATGCATACTATTGTCTGTATGTTTAGAGGGTCTGTTTATCCAAATAAAGTTATAGTCTTTTTGGTTTTAGTTTCTGTGTTTCAATAGACCTTATATGAAATGAGTAGATATTGATCCATTACAAATAGTCATGCTCTTAGTGTAGAACGTTTCAGTCTGAAGCAGTTATATTTGTAATAGTagactaataaataaatatttcacaaaTGAAAGTccagttttaaaacactattcCCTAACCAACTCGTTGAACTGTCTTTGAATCAGACAGTCCTCCAACATCAACCTCCCTGTAGTTAACATACTCATATCATACttaaaaaacctaaaaaatgtccattattgttgtttgttaaaaaaattatGCAGATTATCACCATGACAGGGTCTGTACCAGCTCCACAGGTGCAAACTAACCCCTCTCAGATGCTTTTTTTCTCTGAGACAAAAAGCAACCCAACAAAGACCCGGTTTtcttgaatacattttaaaaagcaatttctTTCTGAAACACACATCACAAACGCAGAAAGACAAGTCAGTGGTAGTGCCACTGATTATTTCTGTGGCTAGAGAGCGTACAATGTGGGGGTTTTGTTAACTTGTAGGCAGAGATTGTTCTACAGTCAAACAATAAAAAGTGTTTGTTGTAATTGTATCTCTAATGGCTAGACAGCATGTTCAATTAAATCTAAATGGTAATTAATGGGCCAGACTACTTCACCAAGCTTTTAGTATTAGATTGTGGACTCTTTCTCTTTgtcctgtcagctgtgtggtgcCATTTAAGCACATGCATGAGAATGTATTGCttaaatattaagaaaaaataaaaatgtagaaatCCACACACAGTAAAGAAACTCCTTAAAAGGCAAGAGGTTCCTCTCTCCCTAAGCATTTCCACCCATTACCTTAATTCCTTTAAAACATTATCCATCACTTCCACTGCTAATAAAAGCCTCAGTGCAGCAGCACTAGCATGTTGCTATTCAATAGCATCAGTGTAGTACTAATGACCACAGCTAAAAGCCCTCGCGAGCCCATACTCAATCCCTGCACGCCACCCGTCACTCTCTTCAAGTACTTTTCAGAGTAGACCATGTACAGCTCAACACATCTCCTGGCCTTCATCTGCTCAATCAGTGCCGGGTAGCCGATCTCCACAATGCTAACTGTATCATCGTCTTCAGCACTACTGACAGCCTGTGAAGCTGTTGGCACAGGATTGGCTACAGGCTGATTTAGGGGTCGTGTACCTGAAGGTGCAGTGGTTGAGGAATTATCTGCTGCAGTGTTGTTGGTTTCCGTTGTGTTGTTGCCTGTGCCAGTGTGTGGAGCCGGGGTGACAGAAGTTGTGGTGGTAACAGCTGGTTTGATGTCTGGCTTTTGATTCTCCGCAGGCAGAATGTCGGTTCTCTTCATGCAGGAGTCCATGTAGCTGTCATAGGTTTCAGGGGGTTTGCTGTAGCTGTAGTCTCTGCTGTAATCATTGCTATCAGTAGACTTGGTGCCATATTTCCTGTACATGTAGTTGTTGTAGTATTGCTCCTCTTGGCTGTTGTGGAACTGGTAGTGGGGACGGGGGAACCTTCCTAGCCCGTAGCCCAGGGCCATCCCTGCCATAGCCCCTCCAGCTGCTGCCATCACTGCACTGCGTCCAAACCCTCTGGATTTATCAGAGGGATACATGCCCATCGACTGAACTGAGTGGGAAAAGGGAGAGCCGCCCCCAGCACCATGGCCCCCATATCCAAAGCTGCCCCCATAGCGAGGGCTCAGGACTTTGTTGTTTGGGTTGTAGTTCATGTATCCACCTCCATAACCACCATGACTGTACGGGGAGCCCCGTGCTGGAAACTGGTTATGGTAGCCTCCACCTGGCTGCTGGGGGTAATTACCTGGATACCCAGGTCTGCCTGATTGCATAGGGTAGCCTCCCTGATTGGGTTGTCCAGGCTGTTTGGGGTATCCACCCTGAGAGCTGGAGccctgattattttttttacctgcatTACTGTTAGTGTTGGTGCTGCCTCTGTTGTGTGAGGAGGACTTCTTTGAGCCGAAGCTGCCTTTCCCAAAGCTGCCTCCTTTCCTGGCCAGTGAAAAGTGAGTATGAAACAAGAGAAGTGACAGACACAGCACAGATAATGAATTCATCTTCGCCCTGTAGGGAGGGtcaggagagaaaaggaaaattaAGAAAGGGAGAAAAGGTTTAGGAAAATATGAGATAATAATAAATGGGATTTATAATGTTAGCCTTAGTCGTCTTATTTATGAGAGTCTGTCTTTCTGTACGTagtaaaatagtaaataggagTTGCACCTTATTGCAACTTTGACGTACGAGAGAACAtgcatgtattaaaaaaatacagaaccaAAAGCGTTGTTTATGTTACGGGCGTCACGGGTGAACACGCTTCCGCTCCCCTCCCGTTAAAGATTAAATTATTATAGAATTTTAGGGACAGTCTCAACATGGTTTCAACACAGAGTTGTGGGTCCAAAATTAGGTTTCCAGGTTGGCTTGAAATAGCACAGTGCACTGCGAGCTTAATGTTACTGCAGGTGACCAAGCGGTAATCTTTTTAGTCCCCTGTAAACAACACTGTTACAAAGCCTCGACACTGTAATTTTTCGTTCAGTGgctaaaaaaattatattttttaataatgagaaagaaaatgtcatATATACAAATCTGTTTCCACAACCATATCAGAGACACTGCCTGATTTAGAGCTGGGCAATTTTATGACATATACAATGAGATTATTTAAATCGGTCTACCATCAAAGGTTTTGCCATACTGTTTATACAATAGTAGCTATCACTTTAATATTTCTGGGTGTATAGGGCTATAGTGGGCAATGTTGCAAATGAATGAGTAGGACTGATATAGTATAGtcatattacatttttacatcagTGTCATAAAGTATTTTGTATCTAAAATTAGCCTTTTTATTATATCACTCAAtatcatgaaaaacaaaattacaCATAGCACGATGGAAGATTTTATTAGGGCTTCAACAATTTTATTGTCAATTAATCAACATATTTTTCCCAATAATCATTTATCTCACAAAATTGTGAGAAATGACCATTATATATAATAGGCTATATGCCATGATGGGCTCTGGGAAATATTTCCCAGAGCCCATCATGGCATATGTACATATTCCTTGCATTATCTGACAGTTTATAGTGTAATCTGTTCTCAGTCCACCAGCTCCTGGATCACTTCATTGTTTCAAATACAAGCATTAGTTTATGAATGGCTCTTGAAGTTTCAGTATTTGCTGTCAACCAGTGGAAGTAACGTTAGACTACAACTGTTTCCATAGCAACCCGTGATAGCCCCTCCCTGATCGCCTGAGTTGTTGTGTGCAAACTCACTTTGATAAGACATAACTCAAACACGTCTCTCGTTAGCTGCTCAGTGCTCACTGCACATTTAACActcaaaatacagaaatatggGCGTTAGCATTAAATTTTGGCTAAAAAAACATCGTGTGGTGCCGATTCACATAACTAACTTACGTTACTGTGACAACCAACTGCAGCATTGACAACGGCTGCATTTATTAGCGTTAGATAAGACTCTCATGATGACGAGATCCGTGTCTCGTCCTTAAAAGATAAGGACCTCGTGATTATGAGATGCTAACTAATAATTATGGGATAGTACACGTCACAATTAAgcgatgtattttttttttgtaaattcatTATTAATCGATCTATTTGCTAGTAATTTCATTAATTGGTCCAATTTTACCATaaaatgacttttcatgactggAAATGAATCGTCTCCCTCTGAAGGCAAACCAGTCAGTACATAATATAAAAAACCGGTGTAGCAACGACAATAACACCTAAAGGTTTTATGATGGGGGTGATGATATTGATGCAACAATAATCCGGAGAACGTCAAACAGCTCAGCCCAAAGCAATCCAGACACTGATTATTTATAAATACATACTGCATACAGACAGTACTACCTTGTTGACATTGCACTCACTATAGCTACCCTTTATTCCGTTAAAACATGGCGCTTGTCAGTGTCAAACTATCGAGAGAAATGTACACACTGGCAGGAAAGCGTTGGTTTcattacagacagaaatgtTCGCGTGAGGTAAAAACAATGCCATTTTATCCAccaaacaacattaaaatggtGCTGTTACTTTAAATAAAGGACTAGCCTTACCTTAAGTGACGACTGTTGGATGCCTTTTCCCGTGTTATTTAGCTTCAGTGTCGCGGGTCGTCTTTGGTACTGTTAGTGTTGATGTAGCTAGTTCAAACGTCTCCAGTTTTGAAAATGGATAATTCCATATGACGTAACGCGGCACAGGGGATctgggcatggatgtattataagaacgGATGTGGGTCGCATAGAAACAGAAGATGGGGCGGGGTTTCACTTGACATTTTCCAGCATCCTCAACCCTGTGATGTTGTCGACTTCATACAGAAAATCACCACAGCACACATAA
This genomic window contains:
- the prnpb gene encoding prion protein b, whose translation is MNSLSVLCLSLLLFHTHFSLARKGGSFGKGSFGSKKSSSHNRGSTNTNSNAGKKNNQGSSSQGGYPKQPGQPNQGGYPMQSGRPGYPGNYPQQPGGGYHNQFPARGSPYSHGGYGGGYMNYNPNNKVLSPRYGGSFGYGGHGAGGGSPFSHSVQSMGMYPSDKSRGFGRSAVMAAAGGAMAGMALGYGLGRFPRPHYQFHNSQEEQYYNNYMYRKYGTKSTDSNDYSRDYSYSKPPETYDSYMDSCMKRTDILPAENQKPDIKPAVTTTTSVTPAPHTGTGNNTTETNNTAADNSSTTAPSGTRPLNQPVANPVPTASQAVSSAEDDDTVSIVEIGYPALIEQMKARRCVELYMVYSEKYLKRVTGGVQGLSMGSRGLLAVVISTTLMLLNSNMLVLLH